In one window of Desulfonatronum thioautotrophicum DNA:
- a CDS encoding PAS domain S-box protein has translation MWTRDNGQRLKFYRALQNMTQDELASRIGISKQHLGEIERGVCNPSLDLLAKACEALCIAPVNLFVVRDTAVHDQTSGNHTTEQGSVFVTATGTWTIDLADGKTVWSRTLYRMLRLPPARKPSLKLFLTRLREQDAPAFLAFHQQLARGQTPPPLSILLRRDSDTVRTVHVQADMLAGTANADTGLACAVFMDVTEGAAYHRHVMDQQDNLREIVQEKTSALDTALQQAEMELRLRTTMEEEVRAQSEQLGQVLSAVPAIIYSFVPGFGGMEWHSPHLQQILGYSLRELQADPMLWNRSIHSDDHPIVQNAIDRAQRGEPIDVHYRIRTKSGEWRWLHDKALPAKAPDGQTVFSGVAVDVTERKLAEDNLQQLSREYETILNTTPSSIFLIGVEAGDRLVFERLNKREEELTGLCTETVRGKTPVEVLGPEAGLTVERNYRRCLEQKQIITYEETLSLPGGERTWLTQLTPLLAGGKVIKIVGSGLDISERKLAEEALRKSEVRFRTLIQSLPSIAVQGYGPDGTTLYWNQASERIYGYSEEEALGRNLLDLIIPPEMQDVVKEAIATMTASKEPIPAEELWLMRKDGSRVPVHSSHVVLPSTGQAPVLFCIDYDLTERKQAEVELRRARDIVENIQVGLFVYHQEDMDDDRSLRMVYANPVTEIMTGLDVAEIIGRTLDENYPSLRQAGIPRMLADVVRTGSVLTFEDVHYGDKRIRPSHFSVKAFALPGNHVGVSFENITRRKQAEEDLRKVSELLLTTSRMAKVGGWGKNLLTGEDEWSEVTREIHEVGPDFVPGMHNSLAFYKEGPSRDTIIEAVTRLTETGEPYDVEVEFITAKGNELWIRTMGRAEFQDGRCVRIFGTFQDITDHRRMEDEFRKQNALIVSLLDNIPDIIFIKDIHGTFLGCNAEFARQVGREKDNIIGKTDYCLHTREEADFFRENDRRIFELGSPRQNEEWISYPDGRKVLLDTLKAPYRDPDGAMLGIIGVCRDITDRKQAEEEIKAINAQLQKANAEKDTLFTVIAHDLKSPLSGLLASTELLAHQPDSFSEKELRLLSTALHISARNTFELLEDLLQWARMSQGGMDFAPTATSLAVLVNQSLSTAQDLAKNKDIAIRRDIPPRLTVLADQPMIKTVIRNILFNSIKFTQRGGEIVITASQSEQQVIVAVQDNGIGMSEQALSSLFSLEKEKRPLGTEGENGTGLGLMLCKQFIEQHGGHIWVQSEPGKGTTVFFTLSAQEIGTPSAAET, from the coding sequence ATGTGGACGCGCGATAATGGTCAGCGGCTGAAGTTTTATCGTGCCCTGCAGAACATGACCCAGGATGAGCTGGCGTCCAGGATCGGGATCTCCAAACAGCATCTCGGGGAGATCGAGCGCGGCGTCTGCAATCCCTCCCTGGACCTGCTGGCCAAGGCCTGCGAAGCCCTTTGCATTGCCCCGGTCAATCTGTTCGTGGTCCGTGATACCGCGGTTCATGATCAGACTTCCGGGAACCACACAACGGAGCAAGGCAGCGTGTTCGTGACGGCCACCGGAACCTGGACCATCGACCTTGCCGACGGCAAGACCGTCTGGTCCAGGACCCTGTACCGCATGCTGCGACTTCCCCCGGCCCGCAAACCCTCGTTGAAACTGTTCCTGACGCGCCTGCGTGAGCAGGATGCTCCGGCGTTTCTCGCCTTTCACCAGCAACTGGCCAGGGGCCAGACTCCACCGCCGCTTTCCATTTTGCTGCGTCGCGACTCGGACACGGTCAGGACCGTGCATGTCCAGGCGGACATGCTGGCCGGCACTGCCAACGCGGACACGGGCCTTGCCTGCGCGGTGTTCATGGATGTGACCGAGGGCGCGGCCTATCATCGGCATGTCATGGATCAGCAGGACAACTTGCGGGAGATTGTCCAGGAGAAAACAAGTGCCCTGGACACGGCCCTGCAGCAGGCCGAAATGGAGCTGCGTCTGCGTACTACCATGGAAGAGGAGGTCCGGGCCCAGAGCGAGCAGCTCGGGCAAGTGCTTTCCGCGGTCCCGGCAATCATCTACTCGTTTGTACCAGGTTTCGGGGGAATGGAATGGCATTCCCCTCATCTGCAGCAGATTCTGGGCTACAGCCTGCGGGAACTCCAAGCCGACCCCATGCTCTGGAACAGATCCATACACAGCGATGATCATCCGATAGTGCAAAACGCCATTGACCGGGCGCAGCGGGGCGAGCCCATTGACGTCCATTACCGGATCAGAACCAAGTCCGGTGAGTGGCGCTGGCTGCACGACAAGGCCCTGCCGGCCAAGGCACCGGACGGGCAAACCGTTTTCTCCGGCGTGGCCGTGGATGTCACGGAGCGGAAGCTGGCTGAAGATAACTTGCAGCAACTGTCAAGGGAGTACGAGACCATCCTGAACACGACCCCAAGTTCGATCTTCCTGATCGGTGTTGAAGCAGGAGACCGCCTTGTCTTCGAGCGGCTGAACAAGCGGGAAGAGGAATTGACCGGGCTGTGCACCGAGACGGTCCGCGGCAAGACGCCCGTCGAGGTTCTGGGACCGGAAGCAGGGCTGACGGTGGAGCGGAATTATCGGCGCTGCCTGGAACAAAAGCAAATAATCACCTACGAGGAAACCCTGAGCCTTCCTGGAGGGGAGCGAACCTGGCTGACCCAGCTTACTCCACTGTTGGCCGGAGGCAAGGTGATCAAAATCGTCGGCAGCGGCCTGGACATTTCTGAGCGGAAGCTTGCCGAGGAAGCGTTACGGAAGAGCGAGGTCAGGTTTCGCACGCTTATCCAAAGCCTTCCTTCCATTGCGGTGCAGGGTTACGGACCTGATGGGACCACATTGTATTGGAATCAAGCCTCGGAGCGGATTTACGGCTACTCTGAAGAGGAGGCCCTGGGCAGAAATCTCCTGGACCTGATCATTCCCCCGGAAATGCAGGACGTGGTCAAGGAAGCGATTGCCACGATGACCGCATCAAAAGAGCCCATCCCCGCGGAGGAGCTGTGGCTGATGCGCAAGGACGGCTCAAGGGTCCCTGTCCATTCCAGCCATGTCGTTCTGCCATCCACCGGGCAAGCCCCCGTCTTGTTCTGCATTGATTATGACCTCACGGAGCGCAAACAGGCCGAAGTTGAGCTGCGACGAGCGCGGGATATCGTGGAGAACATCCAGGTCGGCCTGTTTGTGTATCACCAGGAAGACATGGATGACGACCGGTCCTTGCGCATGGTCTATGCCAACCCCGTTACGGAAATCATGACCGGCCTGGACGTCGCGGAGATCATCGGCAGGACCCTGGATGAAAACTACCCCAGCCTGCGCCAGGCCGGCATTCCCCGGATGCTGGCCGATGTCGTCCGCACGGGCTCGGTTTTAACCTTCGAAGACGTCCATTATGGCGACAAGCGGATCAGACCGTCCCATTTTTCGGTCAAGGCCTTTGCCCTGCCGGGAAACCATGTCGGCGTTTCCTTCGAGAACATTACCCGTCGCAAACAGGCCGAGGAGGATTTGCGCAAGGTCAGTGAGCTGCTGCTGACCACCAGCCGCATGGCCAAAGTCGGTGGATGGGGCAAGAATCTGCTTACCGGGGAGGACGAGTGGTCCGAGGTGACCAGGGAAATCCACGAGGTCGGGCCGGATTTCGTGCCGGGCATGCACAACTCCCTCGCGTTCTACAAGGAAGGCCCCAGCCGGGACACGATCATCGAGGCGGTGACCCGCCTGACCGAAACCGGCGAGCCCTACGACGTGGAAGTGGAATTCATCACGGCCAAGGGCAACGAACTCTGGATCAGGACCATGGGCCGGGCTGAATTCCAGGATGGGCGGTGTGTCCGGATTTTCGGGACGTTTCAGGACATTACAGATCACAGGCGGATGGAGGATGAGTTCCGAAAGCAAAACGCCCTGATAGTCTCTCTGCTGGATAACATTCCGGATATCATCTTTATCAAGGATATCCACGGCACTTTTCTTGGATGCAATGCCGAGTTTGCCCGTCAAGTTGGACGTGAAAAGGATAATATCATTGGCAAAACCGACTATTGCCTGCATACCAGAGAAGAGGCGGATTTTTTCAGGGAAAACGACAGACGCATATTCGAACTTGGAAGTCCACGGCAAAACGAAGAGTGGATATCCTACCCCGATGGCCGCAAGGTACTGCTTGATACCTTGAAAGCACCCTACCGGGACCCTGATGGGGCCATGCTTGGCATAATCGGGGTCTGCCGCGACATCACCGATCGCAAACAGGCCGAGGAAGAGATCAAGGCCATCAATGCACAGCTTCAAAAGGCCAACGCTGAAAAGGACACGCTCTTCACCGTTATTGCTCATGATTTGAAATCACCCTTGTCCGGCCTTTTAGCCTCAACGGAGTTGCTGGCCCATCAGCCGGACAGTTTTTCCGAAAAGGAGTTGCGTCTGCTTTCGACGGCGTTGCACATAAGCGCCAGGAACACCTTCGAGCTTCTGGAAGACCTGCTGCAATGGGCACGCATGAGCCAGGGAGGCATGGATTTCGCGCCAACGGCGACCAGCCTGGCCGTACTGGTGAACCAGAGTCTGTCCACAGCCCAGGACTTGGCCAAAAATAAGGACATCGCCATCCGCCGGGATATTCCTCCGAGGCTGACCGTCCTGGCCGACCAGCCCATGATCAAGACCGTGATCCGCAACATTCTCTTCAACTCGATCAAGTTCACTCAACGCGGCGGTGAGATCGTCATCACGGCCAGCCAATCCGAACAGCAGGTGATCGTGGCGGTTCAGGACAATGGCATCGGCATGAGTGAACAAGCGCTTTCCTCATTGTTTTCCCTGGAAAAAGAGAAAAGGCCATTGGGCACGGAAGGCGAAAATGGTACCGGACTGGGCTTGATGCTGTGCAAACAATTCATTGAGCAGCACGGCGGGCACATCTGGGTGCAGAGCGAGCCCGGCAAGGGAACAACGGTGTTCTTCACCCTGTCCGCGCAAGAAATCGGAACCCCTTCCGCCGCTGAAACCTGA
- a CDS encoding nucleotidyltransferase substrate binding protein produces the protein MSTQDIRWLQRLGNYAKALGQLGRFIAKGRLNELEEQGLIQSFEYTYELAWNTLKDYLEMQGETGIHGSRDALRLAFRRGLIEDGETWMEMIKSRTLTSHTYSEELCREIVARITGRYYAEFVRLHEKLDELKRERT, from the coding sequence GTGAGTACGCAGGACATTCGTTGGCTGCAACGTCTTGGCAACTATGCCAAGGCCCTGGGGCAGCTGGGCAGGTTCATCGCCAAGGGGCGATTGAACGAACTGGAAGAGCAGGGTCTGATCCAGAGTTTCGAGTACACCTACGAACTGGCCTGGAACACGTTGAAGGACTATCTGGAAATGCAGGGCGAAACCGGAATCCATGGCAGCAGGGATGCGTTGCGCCTGGCATTTCGACGCGGCTTGATCGAGGACGGCGAAACCTGGATGGAGATGATCAAGAGCCGGACCCTGACCAGCCATACGTATAGCGAGGAATTATGCCGGGAGATCGTCGCCAGGATCACCGGCCGCTACTACGCCGAATTTGTCCGACTTCATGAGAAGCTGGATGAACTCAAAAGAGAGCGAACATGA
- a CDS encoding nucleotidyltransferase domain-containing protein translates to MNSRFGLKESAISELHGVLARHPEVQRAILYGSRAKGTHSTGSDIDLTLVGDERLNLDVLLRIMEEMDELLQPYTLDLSLLASITDPEVLDHIHRVGVVFYDKVRDNLQEEAQEKGIQSTEQAEPRGSAKNRRSGAGCCP, encoded by the coding sequence ATGAATAGCCGGTTTGGGTTGAAGGAGTCCGCCATTTCCGAACTGCACGGCGTTCTTGCGCGACACCCCGAAGTACAACGGGCCATTCTCTACGGGTCGCGGGCCAAGGGTACGCATTCCACGGGTTCGGACATCGACCTGACACTGGTCGGCGACGAACGGCTGAACCTCGACGTCCTGTTGCGGATCATGGAAGAGATGGATGAACTGCTACAGCCCTACACCCTTGACCTGTCCCTGCTTGCCAGCATCACCGACCCCGAGGTGCTGGATCATATCCATCGCGTCGGGGTCGTGTTTTACGACAAGGTTCGGGACAACCTTCAGGAAGAAGCCCAGGAAAAGGGCATTCAATCTACGGAGCAGGCCGAACCCCGTGGGTCCGCAAAAAATCGACGATCAGGGGCAGGATGTTGTCCGTGA
- a CDS encoding arylesterase: MALTTSQAFSGPSADQTASSSDEAVLLAFGDSLTAGFGLAEQDAFPAVLEARLRGQGYPVRVINAGVSGDTTADGLDRLEWVLAGLPADRKTLAILELGANDALRGVNPDITRRNLTAMVEIFLERDIPVFLAGMLAPLNLGRDFTARFNAIFPDLAESFDLPLYPFFLEGVVGNPALNLGDGIHPNEQGIIAITDNILPLIVDFLRTHGVRPAP, from the coding sequence ATGGCCCTCACGACATCCCAGGCCTTCTCCGGCCCATCAGCGGATCAGACAGCCTCTTCCAGCGACGAAGCCGTGCTCCTGGCCTTCGGCGACAGTCTCACCGCCGGGTTCGGACTGGCCGAGCAGGACGCCTTTCCCGCCGTGCTCGAAGCCCGCCTGCGCGGGCAAGGATATCCCGTCCGGGTGATCAACGCCGGGGTTTCCGGGGATACCACGGCCGACGGCCTGGATCGTTTGGAATGGGTGCTGGCCGGGCTGCCGGCGGATCGCAAAACCCTGGCCATCCTCGAACTGGGTGCCAACGACGCCCTGCGCGGCGTGAACCCGGACATCACCCGCCGCAACCTGACCGCCATGGTGGAAATCTTCCTGGAGCGCGATATTCCAGTCTTCCTGGCCGGAATGCTCGCCCCGCTGAACCTGGGCCGGGATTTCACCGCGCGGTTCAACGCCATCTTCCCGGACCTGGCCGAATCATTCGACCTGCCCCTCTACCCCTTCTTCCTGGAGGGCGTCGTCGGCAACCCGGCCCTGAATCTCGGCGACGGCATCCATCCCAACGAGCAGGGCATCATCGCGATCACGGACAACATCCTGCCCCTGATCGTCGATTTTTTGCGGACCCACGGGGTTCGGCCTGCTCCGTAG
- a CDS encoding Fic family protein, which yields MNETQWNMKPNKAKAVMLAKRQLAEFVCDAVNLEGIDLTLPEIQTLLGGITVGGHKISDQQIALNQADAWRALFGLIENDQFEITQEKVCALHLIAGKGEALEWGKFRSGGVTIAGTDYMPPRADSLPGLFEKMVDDSYGIPDIYDRAIHFFLTMARCQFFYDVNKRMGRFVMNGLLLNSGYPAINLPAKRKLEFNQLMLDFYETGNQKPMNAFLRSCLDERVITIMKE from the coding sequence ATGAATGAAACCCAATGGAATATGAAGCCCAACAAGGCAAAGGCAGTAATGCTTGCCAAGCGTCAACTGGCTGAATTTGTCTGTGACGCGGTAAATCTGGAAGGGATTGATTTAACCTTGCCGGAAATCCAGACGCTACTTGGTGGGATTACCGTTGGAGGGCATAAAATATCTGATCAGCAAATAGCCTTGAACCAGGCCGATGCATGGCGCGCATTATTTGGTTTAATCGAGAATGATCAGTTTGAAATCACCCAGGAAAAAGTCTGCGCCCTCCATCTCATAGCGGGCAAGGGCGAGGCATTGGAATGGGGGAAGTTCAGATCCGGTGGGGTTACGATAGCCGGGACGGACTATATGCCGCCACGGGCTGATTCGCTGCCGGGGCTGTTTGAAAAAATGGTTGACGACTCATACGGGATTCCGGATATTTACGATCGGGCCATCCATTTCTTTCTGACAATGGCGAGATGCCAATTTTTCTATGATGTGAACAAGCGCATGGGACGATTTGTCATGAATGGACTTTTGTTGAACAGCGGATACCCCGCGATTAATCTTCCCGCGAAAAGAAAACTGGAGTTCAATCAATTGATGCTTGATTTTTATGAAACCGGCAACCAGAAGCCGATGAATGCCTTTCTGCGCTCCTGCCTGGATGAACGGGTTATTACAATCATGAAAGAGTAA
- a CDS encoding ATP-binding protein: MTAHPKFFLYDTGVYRALRPKGPLDRPEENYVVNRCGCNQRNQWIRDGKTYAHISFCYKTIFVDLAPDTRQYIPRYTVLNSQIPVDRLPIARYFLAMDTPQVLYPRLLETRIAEAMADTPVVLVTGPRQAGKTTLVRRIAAQEMRYLTLDDELTLLAAKEDPVGLIRSLDRAVIDEIQRAPQLLLAIKKTVDEDRRSGRFLLTGSANLMALPMVADSLAGRMETLTLLPLSQSEIHGSNANWIDSAFTGHLLTAAQPFLGNDLIETVLRGGYPEAVFRSSTRRRAEWSRQYINSILQRDVRDVADVGKLDHLPRFLRVLAQVSGRMCNYSQLGGQVGLDHKTAARYIGVFEQMYLLRRIEVWAQNRLNRIVKTPKLQFIDSGLLSTLANVTPALAQKNRNCFGNVLECFVYGELRKHMAMAESDCQLLYYRDHDQYEVDFIIENAAGNLVGVEVKAAATVTGGDLRGLKRLSNVAGEQLKMCVILYDGSETLPLGDGFWVAPLSSLWGR; encoded by the coding sequence ATGACCGCCCATCCCAAATTCTTCCTGTACGACACCGGGGTGTACCGCGCCCTGCGACCCAAGGGGCCCCTGGACCGGCCCGAGGAAAATTACGTAGTGAATCGCTGTGGATGTAATCAGCGGAATCAATGGATACGTGACGGGAAAACATATGCGCACATATCTTTTTGCTATAAAACGATATTTGTAGATTTAGCCCCAGATACACGGCAATATATTCCCAGATACACGGTATTAAATTCCCAAATTCCAGTTGACCGCCTCCCGATTGCACGCTATTTTTTGGCCATGGATACTCCTCAAGTTCTCTACCCTCGCCTTCTTGAGACACGCATCGCCGAGGCAATGGCTGATACACCCGTTGTTTTGGTAACCGGTCCTCGCCAAGCCGGCAAAACCACGCTTGTGCGGCGGATAGCAGCCCAAGAGATGCGCTACCTCACTCTGGACGATGAACTTACATTGTTGGCGGCAAAAGAGGATCCCGTGGGCTTGATCAGAAGTCTCGATCGTGCCGTGATTGATGAAATCCAGCGTGCCCCTCAATTGTTGCTCGCTATAAAAAAAACAGTCGATGAGGATCGACGCTCCGGCCGTTTTCTTCTGACAGGGTCCGCCAATTTGATGGCTCTGCCGATGGTGGCCGACTCGCTTGCCGGGCGGATGGAAACGTTGACTCTGCTGCCGCTGTCGCAAAGCGAAATTCACGGGAGCAACGCAAATTGGATCGACAGCGCTTTTACCGGTCATCTCTTAACCGCGGCACAACCGTTTCTGGGCAATGACTTGATCGAGACTGTTTTGCGGGGAGGCTATCCCGAAGCTGTATTCCGCTCTTCAACCCGACGCAGGGCGGAATGGAGCAGGCAATACATCAACTCCATTCTCCAACGTGATGTGCGTGATGTGGCGGATGTCGGAAAACTTGATCATCTTCCCAGATTTTTGCGGGTGCTGGCACAAGTTTCCGGCCGGATGTGCAACTATTCCCAGCTTGGAGGGCAAGTCGGGCTGGATCACAAGACCGCTGCCCGTTACATTGGCGTGTTCGAACAGATGTATTTGTTGAGGCGCATTGAAGTCTGGGCGCAAAATAGACTGAACCGCATCGTTAAAACACCTAAGTTGCAGTTTATTGATTCCGGCCTTCTATCTACTCTAGCGAATGTTACGCCAGCACTTGCACAAAAGAATCGTAATTGCTTTGGAAATGTCCTGGAGTGTTTTGTTTACGGTGAATTGCGCAAGCACATGGCTATGGCGGAGAGCGATTGTCAGCTTCTTTACTACCGCGATCACGACCAATACGAGGTCGATTTCATCATTGAGAATGCAGCGGGAAACCTGGTTGGAGTAGAGGTGAAAGCTGCCGCGACAGTGACGGGTGGCGACCTCAGGGGCCTGAAACGACTATCGAATGTCGCTGGAGAACAGCTCAAGATGTGTGTAATTCTTTATGATGGTTCGGAGACCCTGCCCCTTGGAGACGGCTTTTGGGTTGCTCCACTGTCATCTTTGTGGGGCCGGTGA
- a CDS encoding ATP-binding protein, with product MYARLIDVPQEKSYFLFGPRGTGKSTWVRTMYPGAVYIDLLDSRLYASLLAGPHRLEELIPADHRDWVVVDEVQRVPELLSTVHRLIENRGLKFVLTGSSARKLRNKGVNLLAGRTMHPLTAVELGPDFCLEQSLSRGYLPSACIEADPADYLAGYVHTYLREEVQQEGLVRNLQAFARFLEAASLSQATTLNISDVARDCEINRKTVEAYFHILEDLLLAWRLPVFTRKAAVAG from the coding sequence ATGTATGCCAGATTAATCGACGTCCCCCAGGAGAAAAGCTACTTCCTGTTCGGGCCGCGGGGTACGGGCAAGTCCACCTGGGTCAGGACCATGTACCCTGGGGCCGTATACATCGACCTGCTGGATTCACGGCTGTACGCCTCTCTTCTGGCTGGGCCCCACCGCCTGGAAGAACTCATCCCGGCGGATCATCGCGATTGGGTGGTCGTGGACGAGGTCCAGCGGGTTCCGGAACTGCTGAGCACGGTCCATAGGCTGATTGAAAACCGGGGCCTGAAATTCGTGCTGACCGGCTCCAGCGCCCGCAAACTGCGCAACAAGGGAGTCAACCTTTTGGCTGGCCGGACCATGCATCCGCTGACCGCCGTGGAACTGGGGCCGGACTTTTGCCTGGAGCAATCCCTGTCCCGCGGCTATCTGCCTTCGGCCTGCATCGAGGCCGATCCAGCGGACTATCTGGCCGGCTATGTCCATACGTATCTGCGCGAGGAAGTCCAGCAGGAAGGGCTTGTCCGCAACCTGCAGGCCTTTGCCCGCTTCCTTGAAGCGGCCAGCCTGTCCCAGGCCACGACGCTGAACATTTCCGACGTGGCCCGGGACTGTGAGATCAACCGGAAAACAGTGGAAGCCTATTTTCACATTCTGGAGGATCTACTGCTGGCTTGGCGGCTGCCCGTGTTCACCAGAAAAGCGGCCGTCGCCGGATGA
- a CDS encoding addiction module protein, which translates to MSPQLMEFEAQALKLPPTDRAALAERLIASLDNLDEQQNEQLWIDEADRRYREYKNGKITARSAEKVLSDARDAIN; encoded by the coding sequence ATGTCACCGCAACTGATGGAATTCGAAGCCCAAGCGTTGAAACTGCCGCCGACGGACCGCGCCGCCCTTGCCGAACGGCTGATAGCCAGTCTCGACAATCTGGACGAACAGCAGAATGAGCAACTCTGGATTGACGAGGCTGATCGGCGTTACCGTGAATACAAAAACGGTAAAATCACGGCAAGATCTGCAGAAAAAGTTCTGAGCGACGCGCGGGATGCAATCAATTGA
- a CDS encoding CopG family antitoxin, giving the protein MSKGKLSKEEKALLDAVEAGEFESVLTETRKMELEAMASNTFKKDKRINIRISNRDLTAIQSRASEEGIPYQTFVSSIIHKYISGSLQDLTANKQIQPTQNTRG; this is encoded by the coding sequence ATGAGCAAAGGCAAGTTATCGAAAGAAGAGAAAGCTCTGCTTGATGCCGTAGAAGCTGGCGAGTTTGAATCAGTATTAACTGAAACACGAAAAATGGAACTGGAGGCAATGGCCAGCAACACTTTTAAAAAAGACAAAAGGATCAATATACGAATCTCAAACAGGGATTTAACTGCTATTCAGTCAAGAGCATCGGAAGAGGGTATTCCGTACCAAACTTTTGTGTCTAGCATCATTCACAAATACATTTCTGGTTCTCTGCAAGATCTCACAGCTAACAAGCAAATCCAGCCGACGCAGAATACGCGCGGCTGA
- a CDS encoding BrnT family toxin codes for MKIYNWNPEKNQELIVGRGVSFEEAIFHIEHGDLLDDIAHPNASEYPNQRIFVIFIKEYVHLVPYLESEDEVFLKTIIPSRKFTKLYIGGGS; via the coding sequence ATGAAAATCTACAATTGGAACCCTGAAAAAAATCAGGAGCTAATAGTCGGGCGAGGCGTTTCCTTTGAAGAAGCGATCTTTCATATTGAACATGGCGACCTACTAGATGATATTGCTCATCCAAACGCCTCCGAATATCCCAATCAACGGATTTTTGTCATTTTTATTAAAGAATACGTTCACCTCGTCCCATATTTGGAAAGTGAAGATGAAGTGTTCTTGAAAACAATCATTCCCAGCAGGAAATTTACCAAGCTGTACATTGGAGGCGGATCATGA
- a CDS encoding exonuclease domain-containing protein: MRFTAIDFETANASRSSACAVGLSLVENGEIVDRVHQLIRPEPLYFDAFNVSIHGITEADVSDAPSFAEFWPSLMQTVNGPLIAHNASFDMSVLRHVLDELSIPYPETDYFCTRVIAKLTWPEHPTYALDHIAQVLDITFQHHDAAEDARACAMIALHACNAHGIDSLYDLQEVCGLRVGCLYVGGYAACGGPRAQRAPGTYGPKLRAADILPSADQVDEEHPYSGMSFAFTGAMTAMQRRDAMQAVVDRGGICHDTVKQDTNYLVLGQKGYIGYRSGHKSSKMQKAEQMLAKGLPFEILSEADFVSLL, from the coding sequence ATGAGATTCACAGCCATAGATTTCGAGACGGCTAACGCGTCACGATCCTCAGCGTGCGCGGTCGGCCTTTCGCTAGTCGAGAACGGTGAGATCGTCGATCGCGTTCATCAGCTGATACGTCCGGAACCTCTGTACTTCGACGCATTCAACGTGTCCATTCATGGAATCACAGAAGCGGATGTCTCTGACGCGCCATCCTTTGCTGAGTTCTGGCCGTCGTTGATGCAAACGGTGAACGGACCACTGATCGCTCACAATGCGTCATTCGACATGAGCGTCCTCCGGCATGTTCTCGACGAGTTGAGCATCCCATACCCGGAGACTGACTACTTCTGCACCCGGGTCATTGCCAAGCTCACTTGGCCGGAGCATCCCACCTACGCACTCGACCACATTGCCCAGGTCCTCGATATCACGTTTCAGCATCACGACGCCGCCGAAGATGCACGCGCTTGCGCGATGATCGCGCTGCACGCTTGCAATGCACACGGTATCGACTCTCTGTACGACCTGCAGGAGGTCTGTGGGCTGCGCGTCGGATGTCTCTACGTTGGCGGCTACGCCGCCTGCGGGGGGCCGCGAGCACAACGCGCGCCGGGCACATACGGTCCGAAATTGCGTGCGGCAGATATTCTACCCAGCGCAGACCAAGTTGATGAAGAGCATCCCTATTCCGGGATGAGTTTCGCGTTTACCGGCGCGATGACGGCAATGCAGAGGCGTGACGCGATGCAAGCGGTGGTAGATCGTGGCGGCATCTGCCACGACACCGTTAAGCAGGACACAAACTACCTTGTCTTGGGGCAGAAGGGTTACATTGGATACCGTTCAGGCCACAAGAGTTCGAAGATGCAAAAAGCAGAGCAGATGCTGGCCAAGGGACTTCCGTTTGAGATTCTGTCGGAAGCTGACTTCGTCAGCCTGTTGTAG
- a CDS encoding ABC transporter ATP-binding protein has translation MMRRENRGSHVGESVIELRDVRLDLAAGGGMVKILRGVDLRVAGSETVAVTGPSGSGKTSLLMVMAGLEAASSGRVRILGRDVTRMNEDGLARLRRGRIGVVFQGFHLVPTMTALENVRLPLELAGSPDARRKAGESLERVGLGERLRHYPAQLSGGEQQRVALARAFADAPQVVLADEPTGNLDAATGSEVMHRMFALRREHGAALVLVTHDAGLAGQCDRNLVMRNGRLEPGAGGGS, from the coding sequence ATGATGCGGAGGGAAAACCGGGGAAGTCATGTCGGTGAGTCGGTGATCGAATTGCGCGATGTGCGGCTGGACCTTGCCGCGGGGGGCGGCATGGTCAAAATTTTGCGCGGCGTGGACCTGCGCGTGGCCGGCAGTGAAACCGTGGCCGTGACCGGGCCGTCCGGTTCCGGCAAGACGTCCTTGCTGATGGTCATGGCCGGTTTGGAGGCGGCCAGTTCCGGCCGGGTGCGCATTCTGGGTCGGGATGTGACCCGGATGAACGAGGACGGGCTGGCCAGGTTGCGGCGCGGGCGGATCGGCGTCGTGTTTCAGGGGTTTCATCTCGTGCCGACCATGACCGCCCTGGAGAACGTCCGGCTGCCCCTGGAGCTGGCCGGATCGCCGGATGCCCGGCGCAAGGCCGGGGAGTCCCTGGAGCGGGTCGGCCTGGGTGAACGGCTGCGGCATTACCCGGCCCAGTTGTCCGGCGGGGAGCAGCAGCGGGTGGCCCTGGCCCGGGCCTTTGCCGACGCACCGCAAGTCGTGCTGGCCGACGAACCCACGGGCAACCTGGACGCGGCCACCGGCTCCGAGGTTATGCATAGGATGTTCGCCCTGCGCCGCGAACACGGCGCGGCCCTGGTGCTGGTAACCCACGACGCCGGGCTGGCCGGACAATGCGACCGCAATCTGGTGATGCGCAACGGTCGCCTGGAGCCCGGCGCGGGCGGGGGATCATGA